The Desulfovibrio inopinatus DSM 10711 region GAGAAACCAATGAATTGTCCTAAGTGTGGCGCCAAGAATCCACCGGTCGTCACGTCGCGCACATTCCCAAAGACAAGTAATTTGCGTTGGCGTGTCTGCCGTGATTGCGGGGCACAGATCACCACGCACGAAATCATCGCATCATGCACGTCTGTCCCCGAAAGTTGTCCAGATGTAACACATATACCACATCTGGATAGCGCCGCCTTGTCAGAGTAGCAGGTTGTCTGACTATGCTCGTCTCAAATTTGAGGAGGCGAGCATGGCACCACGAGGCATTCGGAATAACAACCCCGGCAATATTCGCCATTCACCCACCAACTGGAAAGGTGAGTGCAAAGGCGAAGACAAGTCCTTCAAGACATTCGAATCTCCTGTCTATGGCATTCGTGCCATGGCAAAGCTTCTTCGTAATTATCAGCGTCTTTACGGTCTCTATACCCTCACACAGATGATCTCTCGTTGGGCTCCACCCAACGAAAACGATACGCAGGCCTACATTGATTATGTGTCGCGTCGATCCGGCGTTGCGCCCGATGTGCGTGTTGAGCCCGATGATTTCCCCAAAGTTATCGCCGCCATGATCAACATGGAAAATGGTCGGCAGCCCTACGATGATGAAACGATTGCCGAAGGCTGTCGGCTTGGATTGGCGTAGCTCCCGATGAGATATCACGCGATTCAACCAGGTAGCCTGCAATGTCTCGGTTGCGCCTTTGTGGTGATTGATCGGCATGGACGTCGAGGTTGCTCAAAAACACGGGAACAACGACCGTGTGAGCGTATGTGATGGAATGGATCAATCGTAATCTCTATTCCCTCGTCGCCGTGGCTGTCTGTCTGACGGTCTGTGCTGCGTTCCTCGCTATGATAGGCGCGAGTCTTTTGGGGGTCAGTCTCCCCGTCAAAGCTAGCGAGACGATAAACTATCTTATCGTCTCGCTGTTCTCGTTTGCATTCGGCTCGTCTGTCGGCTCCCGACGCAAAGATGATGCGCAACAGGGAGGTCGATAGCATGGCGCTCGTATGCGATCCCAATACTAGCAAGCGTGGTCTGTGTCTGGACCTCAAAGTCAACATCCCTTCCTTGATCGCTATCGGAGGCCTCATTGTCACCATGCTTTCGTTCGGTCTTGATTTGCAGCATCGGGTCGAATCACTGGAAGTGGCATCCAAGCGTTTCGAACATCAAGGCGAGCAAATTATAGGCGGAGCACTCAAAATGGAACGTCTTGAAACACGCATCGACGGCATTGAATCCCTTCTGCGTGACATTCGAGACGAACTTAAACGGCAGCGCAAGGGGTAGTCATGGGCGGTATCCCCATCACTGTCCTGAACAACGATCAGATCGATCAAGCCGAACGCGAGGAGCTTGAGCGCAAAGCGGCCCTTGATCGTCAATCGCAGCCTTTTGTTTCCGGCCTTGCGTCGCATGTCCGGCAATGCTGGGAGCATGCTCGTGATGCCAAACGTGCACCATCCGGGACAACACAGAGCGTCTATAACCGGATGTTGTCGGCATTACGCCAATATAAAGGCGTGTATTCGCCAGAGGAGGAACATGTTGCATCGCTTGATGGACCGTCTCGCGTCTACATTCGGCTTACTTCTGAAAAATGCCACGCCGCAATTTCCTGGATCATGGAATCCATTGCTCCTGCCGGTGAACGGGCCTGGGGTGCGGCAGCCACCCCCGAACCGGATCTACCACCGGAAGACATCGAAGCGATGGCACGTGCCGTTGCGCAATCTGCTTTCGAGCAATTTCGTCCACTACTTGAAATGTCAGGGGGGCAAGTCACGCCGGAGATGTCGTCGTGGATTCAAGAACAAGGACGAGCACAGCGCGAAGACGTCGAAAAACAATCAGTAAAGCAGGCGAAACGCGAGATCGAAGACGCCGAACAAACGATTGAGGATGTGCTTGTCGAGGGAGGATGGGAAGACGCTCTTGCCGAAATGGTGCAGGACCTTGTCATTTTCCCCGCCGGTATCATGAAAGGTCCGGTCTACGAATCACGCAAGGTCATGGTGTGGGGAGACGATGGGTTCCCTGTCGTAGAAAACAAGCTCTGTCGTGTTTTCCACCGTGTCAGCCCCTTCAATATTTATCCCTCTCCTTTGGCCCAAGACATTCAAGATGGCTACCTCATCGAGCATCACGTGCTGTCTCGTCGGGCGCTCCGCAATTTGATCGGTGTCGATGGGTACGACGAAACAGCCATTAAACAAATCCTTGAAGAACCGCATGGCCTTTCCGATTGGCTCGGCATCCTTGATGAAACAGAGCGAAAACACCTTGAGGATCGCCCACGAAGCAACGAAGACCCCGAGGAACGCATAGATGCGCTGCAATTTTGGGGATGGATACAAGGGCAAATGCTGATTGATTGGGGTGTTGATGCCGAGCGCATCCCGGACCCCACCGAAGAATACAGCGCCGAAGTCTGGTTGGTCGGCGACTGGTGCATCAAAGCCGAACTCAATGGCGATGCCATGGGCCGTCGTCCGTATCACAAAGTCTCTTTTCGGCCTCGTCCCGGTGCGTTTTGGGGTGAAGGCATCCCGGAGATGATTCGAGATATCCAGGAAATTTGCAATGCCACCTGCCGCGCCCTGGAAAACAATATGGCGATGTGTGCCGGGTTCCAGACTGGAGTCGATATCAATGCGATTCCTGAAGGGGCCAACATCACCGAAATTTTCCCTCACAAGATTTGGCAATACGACTTATCTCGCAGCATCGGGAAAGGCGCTCCGATCCAGTTTTTTCAGCCAGATCCGCGTGTGCAGGATTTTAAAAGCGTCTACGAATTTTTCTCCGCACAGGCCGACAATGTCACCGGCGTGCCGCGCTATTCATACGGCCAACAGCAATCCAGCGGTCCTTTGAGTACTGCAGCCGGATATTCGATGATGATCGAAAATATGAACAAAGGCATCCGGCTCGTTCTGTCGAACCTGGACCGCCAAATCATCGAACCGGTCATCAAAGATGTCTTTGTTGATCTCGTCCTCGAAGGCGAAATCGACTACCGGGGCGACCTCAACATCGAGGCGCACGGCACCAAACGACTGCTTGAAAAACACGCGCTCACCCTCCGGCGAAATGAATTTCTCCAAATCGCACTTGGTTCTCCGATTATTCAGCAACTTATCGGCCTCAACGGTCTTGCCGAGGTGCTTCGACCACACGTTGCTGATCTTGGTCTCAATACAGACGACATCATTCCTTCACCTGACACGATCCGCCGACAGGAAGAGATGGCTGCACAACAGCAAGCCGCTCTTGCCACTCAACAGCAACAGGCAATGCAGGTGACCACCTCATGATCAAACGAACCAAGCAACACATTGCAGCCATTCAACGGCTTTTGCTGACCCAAGACTTCGCCATGTTCTTGGACTGGCTGCAATCAGAACACGAATCACAAATTTCTCTCCTTGTTCAAGAACCCTCTGAAACGAATGTGCGTTGGCTTCAAGGGCGTGTGCAGCTTCTTAACGAAATACTGCAGGCCATCAAGGAGACACGCGACGTCGCAGAGAGAATGGAGAGCTGAAAACGACTGTCGGACGCTGGCTGGGACACCAATACCGGCTTCTGACGGCAAACCCGCGAACACCCACAGGGCTCGCGATGGAGCAACACGATGAATGGCGACAACGTTGAACACTTGCCGAAAGCGGTACGCCAACAAGCGGAAGAAAACCGCAAACTGCACGAACTCATTTTGCAGCAGCAACAGACGGAAGACGGGAACACCGAAGTGCATTCGGCTCCTGCCGAGACTGATGCCACATCGCAAGACGAATACTCGGCGCAGCACGACGCATCGCCGCAGGAGCATCAACAGCCGCAACCGGAGCCCCAGGCACATCAGTCTGAACATCCCTCTGAAGACGCATGGAAACAGAAATTCCAGGTGCTCAAAGGGAAATATGACGCTGAAGTCCCGAGGCTTCATTCCGAAATCAATACGTTGCGGAAGGATATTGCCGCGCTTCAGGAGCAAAACAAACTCGCGGAAGAACGTCAACGCAAGGCCGAAGAGGCTGCACACAACGCCACGTCTCTTGATCCGTCCCGATACGACGACTGGGACCCCGAGATCAAAGACCTCGTTTCGGAAGTTGATCGTCTCCAGCAAGCAAACGCCGCGCTTCGGTCTCAACTCGATTCCGAGCTTGGTGGTCTCAAGAAGCAGCAGCAGACCATGGAACGCCAGATGTCCACGACGAATTTGTTGGACGGCGTTCGCCGTGTCTATCCCGGATTTGATGCCCAAGATCAAGACCACGCCTTCATCGAATACATGCAAGGTGTCAGTCCCACCGACCCGGAAGGCAGAAAGCGAACGGACCTCCTCGCTGTCGCCATGCGTCGGGGGGATGTCGACTTTATCGCCAAACTCTACGGGGCTTGGCCCGGAGCCGACAAGTACAAGCATCCACCGGATTCTTCTCCTACACGACAGCCGTCATCGCGTCCGAAAAACGTCCAGCCTTCCTCTGCACCGTCTGAGCAATCCAACGCGCAAGGGAAGAAGATGTGGACGGAACGAGAAATGGATCAAGTCTACAAGCAGATTGCTTTGGGGAAATACCGAGGCAAAGACGATGAATCTCAAGTTCTTCTTCGCGAAATGTCAGACGCCGTCAACGAGGGGAGAGTCCGTCCTTAATATGAGGGCGTTATGCCGTTTCCCGTATATACCGCTGGCGGAGTACCAAGTTTATCTGGAACTTATGTTCCCAAACTTTTCGCCAAGGAATTACTTGTTAAGTTCTATCTGTCGACTGTGTTTAGCGAAATAGCGAACACTGATTATGAAGGTGATATCAGTGGCATGGGCGATCAGGTCGAAATTCGGACATGCCCCAGCGTCACGATTCGTGACTACATAAAAGGGCAACCGCTCGTCTACGAGTACCTGGACCCGATGAATGTGTCGCTCCTCATCGACAAGGGCAAGTATTACGGTTTCAACATTACCGATGTGGATAAAGCGCAATCCGACATCGAGATGCGCTCTAAATGGGGCGACGATGCCGCACAACAACTTAAGATCCAAATTGATGGAAGTATTCTGGACGCTATTCCAGCAGATGTCCATGCAAGCAATGTTGGCTCTACAGCTGGATTAGAATCAGAAAACATTGATCTTGGTACAACAGGTGCGGCCGCTAGTCTGACCAAATCCAATATCATC contains the following coding sequences:
- a CDS encoding portal protein, coding for MGGIPITVLNNDQIDQAEREELERKAALDRQSQPFVSGLASHVRQCWEHARDAKRAPSGTTQSVYNRMLSALRQYKGVYSPEEEHVASLDGPSRVYIRLTSEKCHAAISWIMESIAPAGERAWGAAATPEPDLPPEDIEAMARAVAQSAFEQFRPLLEMSGGQVTPEMSSWIQEQGRAQREDVEKQSVKQAKREIEDAEQTIEDVLVEGGWEDALAEMVQDLVIFPAGIMKGPVYESRKVMVWGDDGFPVVENKLCRVFHRVSPFNIYPSPLAQDIQDGYLIEHHVLSRRALRNLIGVDGYDETAIKQILEEPHGLSDWLGILDETERKHLEDRPRSNEDPEERIDALQFWGWIQGQMLIDWGVDAERIPDPTEEYSAEVWLVGDWCIKAELNGDAMGRRPYHKVSFRPRPGAFWGEGIPEMIRDIQEICNATCRALENNMAMCAGFQTGVDINAIPEGANITEIFPHKIWQYDLSRSIGKGAPIQFFQPDPRVQDFKSVYEFFSAQADNVTGVPRYSYGQQQSSGPLSTAAGYSMMIENMNKGIRLVLSNLDRQIIEPVIKDVFVDLVLEGEIDYRGDLNIEAHGTKRLLEKHALTLRRNEFLQIALGSPIIQQLIGLNGLAEVLRPHVADLGLNTDDIIPSPDTIRRQEEMAAQQQAALATQQQQAMQVTTS